A stretch of Microbacterium sp. LWH3-1.2 DNA encodes these proteins:
- a CDS encoding glycerophosphodiester phosphodiesterase has translation MCVLAIASLVVAFLGATPARVSSRELMGDERTPGEAAFIASHRGGAATAPENTLPAVTAALADGFDYVEVDVALTADRHPVLMHDKTVDRTTDGHGRLASLTLAEVRALDAGSWFDRTYAGTPVPTLVEFLDALVATDGRAIVEMKGEWDAAAVDAAVAEVAARGLERRIVFASFDARTLALAAAGSDVLSRLLILKQLPSDVVSAVAEAGARGVVVNRKAVLARPGIVDELHAVGARVVVYTLNDDSQWDEVTALGVDGIVTDDPHTLSEWQSAYAGP, from the coding sequence GATCGCGAGCCTGGTGGTCGCCTTCCTCGGCGCCACTCCTGCCCGCGTGAGTTCGCGGGAGCTGATGGGGGACGAGCGGACGCCCGGCGAGGCGGCGTTCATCGCCAGTCATCGCGGAGGAGCCGCGACGGCACCGGAGAACACGCTGCCGGCCGTCACCGCGGCTCTCGCCGACGGGTTCGACTACGTCGAGGTCGACGTGGCCCTCACCGCCGATCGTCATCCCGTGCTCATGCACGACAAGACCGTTGACCGCACCACCGACGGCCACGGCCGGCTGGCCTCGCTGACGCTCGCCGAGGTGAGGGCGCTCGATGCCGGCTCCTGGTTCGACCGCACCTATGCCGGCACCCCGGTCCCCACCTTGGTGGAGTTCCTCGATGCCCTCGTCGCGACCGACGGCCGCGCGATCGTGGAGATGAAGGGCGAATGGGATGCCGCGGCCGTCGATGCGGCCGTCGCAGAGGTCGCCGCGCGCGGCCTCGAACGCCGCATCGTCTTCGCGAGCTTCGATGCGCGGACGCTCGCGCTCGCCGCGGCCGGGTCGGATGTGCTGTCGCGGCTGCTCATCCTCAAGCAGCTCCCGTCGGATGTCGTGAGCGCGGTCGCCGAGGCCGGCGCGCGCGGCGTCGTCGTGAACCGCAAGGCCGTGCTCGCTCGCCCGGGCATCGTCGACGAGCTGCACGCGGTAGGTGCCCGCGTCGTCGTCTACACGCTCAACGACGACTCGCAGTGGGATGAGGTGACGGCCCTCGGCGTCGACGGCATCGTCACCGACGACCCGCACACTCTGTCGGAATGGCAGAGCGCGTACGCGGGCCCGTGA
- a CDS encoding ATP-dependent 6-phosphofructokinase codes for MKIGILTSGGDCPGLNAVIRGVVLKGTTTYDLEFVGVRDGWRGVVDGDFFPLTRHEVKGLSKVGGTILGTSRTNPYEGPRGGAENIAKTMYGHRLDGIIAIGGEGTLAAANRLSNDGINVLGVPKTIDNDLRATDYSFGFDTAVNIATDAMDRLRTTGDSHQRCMVAEVMGRHVGWIALHAGMAAGAHAICIPEVPMSIDEIAALVSRAHDRGRAPLIVVSEGFTLEGMDEAYSDKGLDAFNRPRLGGISEILAPEIERITGIETRSTVLGHIQRGGSPSGFDRVLATRLGLHAADAVVDGAWGQMVAMRGTDIVRVPFADALGELNTVPLYRYEEAAALFG; via the coding sequence ATGAAGATCGGCATCCTGACGAGCGGCGGCGACTGCCCCGGGCTCAACGCGGTCATCCGCGGTGTGGTGCTCAAGGGCACGACCACCTACGACCTCGAGTTCGTCGGCGTCCGCGACGGCTGGCGCGGCGTGGTGGACGGCGATTTCTTCCCGCTCACGCGCCACGAGGTCAAGGGTCTGTCCAAGGTCGGCGGCACGATCCTCGGCACTTCCCGCACGAACCCTTACGAGGGCCCGCGCGGCGGCGCGGAGAACATCGCCAAGACGATGTACGGGCACCGCCTCGACGGCATCATCGCGATCGGCGGCGAGGGCACCCTGGCGGCGGCGAACCGCCTCTCGAACGACGGCATCAACGTGCTCGGCGTCCCGAAGACGATCGACAACGACCTCCGCGCCACCGACTACTCCTTCGGCTTCGACACCGCCGTCAACATCGCCACCGACGCGATGGACCGCCTGCGCACCACCGGCGACTCGCACCAGCGGTGCATGGTGGCCGAAGTGATGGGCCGCCACGTCGGCTGGATCGCGCTGCACGCCGGCATGGCCGCGGGGGCGCACGCGATCTGCATCCCCGAGGTGCCGATGTCCATAGACGAGATCGCCGCGCTCGTCTCCCGTGCCCACGACCGCGGTCGTGCCCCGCTCATCGTCGTCTCCGAGGGTTTCACCCTCGAGGGCATGGACGAGGCCTACAGCGATAAGGGCCTCGACGCCTTCAACCGCCCGCGCTTGGGCGGCATCAGCGAGATCCTCGCGCCCGAGATCGAACGCATCACCGGCATCGAGACCCGTTCCACGGTCCTGGGCCACATCCAGCGCGGCGGCTCTCCCTCGGGCTTCGACCGCGTCCTCGCGACGCGCCTCGGACTGCACGCCGCCGACGCGGTCGTCGACGGCGCGTGGGGTCAGATGGTCGCGATGCGCGGCACCGACATCGTCCGCGTCCCCTTCGCCGACGCCCTCGGCGAACTCAACACCGTTCCGCTGTACCGCTACGAAGAGGCCGCCGCGCTGTTCGGGTGA
- a CDS encoding metallophosphoesterase: MATAASVQFGQYPPARRTLLHVSDTHLLAGNVPLGGRFDTAANLAGALEAAEATGIRPDAIVFTGDLTDLGEPEAYSALRAAVEPVAERLGAPVVWLAGNHDERPALRRDLLGLEPTEEPVTGVWDLDGLRLIGLDSTVPGWHHGDLDHGQLEWLRHELATPAPLGTILALHHPPLPSHVPLFDILELRDQGRLADVIAGTDVRAILAGHLHYSTSGTFAGVPVSVAAATCYTMNLARPAVDVNGMDAGQSFHLVHVYDDTITHAVVPVAAAPTGDVFSAEWVERMSRLTPEERLEAFSRKRR; encoded by the coding sequence ATGGCCACCGCCGCATCCGTCCAGTTCGGTCAGTATCCGCCGGCGCGGCGCACCCTGCTGCACGTGAGCGATACGCATCTCCTGGCGGGCAACGTGCCGCTCGGCGGCCGTTTCGACACCGCGGCCAACCTTGCCGGTGCTCTCGAGGCAGCCGAGGCCACCGGCATCCGTCCCGACGCCATCGTGTTCACCGGCGACCTGACGGATCTGGGTGAGCCGGAGGCGTACTCGGCGTTGCGCGCTGCAGTGGAGCCGGTCGCGGAGCGACTCGGCGCCCCGGTGGTGTGGCTCGCCGGCAACCACGACGAGCGGCCCGCCCTGCGCCGGGACCTCCTCGGGCTGGAACCGACCGAGGAACCCGTCACCGGCGTCTGGGACCTCGACGGACTCCGGCTCATCGGCCTGGATTCGACCGTCCCCGGCTGGCACCACGGCGATCTCGATCACGGGCAGCTCGAGTGGCTGCGCCACGAGCTGGCGACGCCGGCGCCGTTGGGCACGATCCTCGCGCTGCATCATCCGCCGCTGCCGTCGCATGTGCCGCTGTTCGACATCCTGGAGCTCCGGGACCAGGGGAGACTCGCCGACGTGATCGCCGGCACCGACGTCCGCGCGATCCTCGCGGGGCATCTGCACTACTCGACGAGCGGCACCTTCGCGGGCGTCCCGGTGAGCGTTGCCGCGGCCACCTGCTACACGATGAACCTCGCGCGCCCCGCGGTGGACGTCAACGGCATGGATGCCGGCCAGTCGTTCCACCTCGTGCACGTGTACGACGACACCATCACCCATGCCGTCGTACCCGTCGCGGCGGCGCCGACCGGCGACGTGTTCTCCGCGGAATGGGTCGAGCGGATGTCGCGGCTCACGCCCGAGGAGCGGCTCGAGGCGTTCTCGCGCAAACGGCGCTGA
- a CDS encoding inorganic phosphate transporter yields METATLIIVLVIALALFFDFTNGFHDTANAMATPIATGALKPKTAVLLAAVLNLVGAFLSTEVAQTISGGIINEDQISHDIFPEIILAGLIGAITWNMLTWLLGLPSSSSHALFGGLIGATIVGVGVTAVNFGVVMSKVILPAFIAPVTAGVIAFTATKLAYVLTRRYDSKPDGRDGFRFGQIFTSSLVALAHGTNDAQKTMGIITLLLITAGLQSTSNPEPQTWVVFACAITIALGTYMGGWRIIRTLGKGLTEVKPAQGFSAEASTASTILASSALGFALSTTQVASGSVIGSGLGRRGSQVRWRTAGRIMVGWILTLPAAGAVGAVAALIVVWLPVWGVIIDAVLAVVIILFLFMRSRRDEVTASNAMSEVADSGRAVKVKRNPPPTRRQRAIAREEARRVSAAQAAAKKAAKAAKAPHRSESGPKDGGAR; encoded by the coding sequence GTGGAAACCGCAACCCTCATCATCGTTCTGGTGATCGCGCTGGCGCTGTTCTTCGATTTCACGAACGGCTTCCACGACACCGCGAACGCGATGGCGACCCCCATCGCCACCGGCGCGCTCAAGCCCAAGACCGCCGTGCTCCTCGCCGCCGTCCTCAACCTGGTCGGCGCCTTCCTGTCGACGGAGGTCGCCCAGACGATCTCGGGCGGCATCATCAATGAGGATCAGATCTCTCACGACATCTTCCCGGAGATCATCCTCGCCGGCCTCATCGGCGCCATCACGTGGAACATGCTCACGTGGCTTCTGGGTCTTCCCTCTTCATCATCCCACGCACTGTTCGGCGGGCTCATCGGCGCGACCATCGTCGGCGTCGGCGTGACCGCGGTGAACTTCGGCGTGGTGATGTCGAAGGTGATCCTGCCGGCGTTCATCGCGCCGGTCACGGCAGGCGTCATCGCGTTCACCGCCACGAAACTCGCCTACGTGCTCACACGGCGCTACGACAGCAAGCCCGACGGACGCGACGGGTTCCGGTTCGGTCAGATCTTCACGTCGTCGCTGGTGGCGCTCGCCCACGGCACGAACGACGCGCAGAAGACGATGGGCATCATCACGCTCCTCCTCATCACCGCGGGCCTGCAGTCGACCTCGAACCCCGAGCCGCAGACCTGGGTGGTGTTCGCGTGTGCGATCACGATCGCGCTCGGCACCTACATGGGCGGTTGGCGCATCATCCGCACCCTGGGCAAGGGCCTCACCGAGGTCAAGCCGGCGCAGGGCTTCTCGGCCGAGGCATCGACGGCATCGACGATCCTCGCCTCCAGCGCACTCGGCTTCGCGCTGTCGACGACGCAGGTCGCATCGGGTTCGGTCATCGGATCAGGCCTCGGACGCCGCGGCTCGCAGGTGCGGTGGCGCACTGCGGGCCGGATCATGGTGGGCTGGATCCTCACGCTGCCGGCGGCCGGTGCGGTCGGCGCCGTCGCGGCCCTCATCGTCGTGTGGCTGCCCGTGTGGGGCGTCATCATCGACGCTGTCCTCGCCGTCGTCATCATCCTCTTCCTGTTCATGCGCTCGCGTCGCGACGAGGTCACCGCATCGAACGCGATGAGCGAAGTCGCCGACTCCGGCCGCGCCGTCAAGGTCAAGCGCAACCCGCCGCCCACGCGTCGCCAGCGCGCCATCGCGCGCGAAGAGGCGCGTCGCGTGTCCGCGGCGCAGGCGGCGGCGAAGAAGGCCGCCAAAGCAGCGAAGGCCCCCCATCGATCCGAGAGCGGACCGAAGGACGGTGGCGCGCGATGA
- a CDS encoding DEAD/DEAH box helicase, protein MPTTAPTQAAQRRRKSSSARRDDEAPIIPILARKVREVEAKAQRGKLGPTNRVKFQVIAFLVREERARVKSDTELTDAARAELLKRLDGVATILAKTAARDTSLIQLLEVDQATSPVARRMRRDWLLESGAELAPDELIITDVAPVVATVVPAALAERQVVPPQVEARRDSNPFLAPDLTVRAPKQTPRRRLDSWELMGPLYKAFETGAGGATASMELPPVPEFDRLSPKGLEVMPHQSRFLESVRAGHRTFLLADEPGLGKTAESVLAASVANAYPLLAVVPNVVKMNWAREVERWTPQRRATVIHGDGEGIDAFADVFIVNYEILDRHLSWLGSIGLKGMVVDEAHFIKNLTSQRSQNVLALATRIREQVPDPLLLALTGTPLINDVEDFDAIWRFLGWTTGEKPGPVLMEKLDETGLTPADKSFYPEARDAVISMGIVRRKKKDVAADLPDKLIADLPVELDDEFGRSIRQAERELGERLAAKYRRIIEARGERGHGPGHIDEDIVRLVAHNELEESKAAGTGSENVFTMVRKIGQAKAVLAADYAVQLQRSVGKVVFFAKHIDVMDTAEAHFAAAGLKTVSLRGDQATTARQQAIDAFNNDPDVGIAVCSLTAAGVGVNMQASSNVVLAELSWTAAEQTQAIDRVHRIGQDEPVTAWRIIAAHTIDTKIAELIDSKQGLAARALDGEAVDPQSSDSVQLSALMHVLRQALGAA, encoded by the coding sequence ATGCCGACCACGGCACCCACCCAGGCGGCGCAGCGTCGCCGCAAGTCCTCGTCCGCGCGCCGCGACGACGAGGCCCCCATCATCCCGATCCTCGCCCGTAAGGTGCGCGAGGTCGAGGCGAAGGCCCAGCGCGGCAAGCTGGGGCCCACGAACCGCGTCAAGTTCCAGGTCATCGCCTTCCTCGTCCGCGAGGAGCGCGCGCGTGTGAAGAGCGACACGGAGCTGACGGATGCTGCGCGCGCCGAGCTGCTCAAGCGGCTCGACGGCGTGGCCACCATCCTCGCGAAGACTGCGGCGCGCGACACGTCGCTCATCCAGCTGCTCGAGGTCGACCAGGCCACCTCTCCCGTCGCGCGCCGCATGCGGCGCGACTGGCTGCTCGAGTCGGGTGCCGAGCTGGCGCCGGACGAGCTCATCATCACCGACGTCGCCCCCGTCGTCGCGACCGTCGTGCCCGCAGCGCTCGCCGAGCGCCAGGTGGTGCCGCCGCAGGTCGAGGCACGTCGCGATTCCAATCCCTTCCTCGCGCCGGACCTCACGGTCCGCGCCCCGAAGCAGACGCCGCGCCGCCGCCTCGACAGCTGGGAGCTCATGGGCCCGCTGTACAAGGCGTTCGAGACCGGCGCCGGCGGTGCGACCGCCTCGATGGAGCTCCCGCCCGTGCCGGAGTTCGATCGCCTGTCGCCCAAGGGCCTCGAGGTCATGCCGCACCAGTCGCGGTTCCTCGAGTCCGTTCGCGCCGGTCACCGCACGTTCCTCCTCGCCGACGAGCCGGGCCTGGGCAAGACGGCGGAGTCGGTGCTCGCAGCATCCGTCGCGAACGCGTACCCGCTCCTGGCGGTCGTGCCCAACGTCGTCAAGATGAACTGGGCGCGCGAGGTCGAGCGCTGGACGCCGCAGCGGCGTGCGACGGTGATCCACGGTGACGGCGAAGGCATCGACGCGTTCGCCGACGTGTTCATCGTCAACTACGAGATCCTCGACCGTCACCTCTCGTGGCTCGGCTCGATCGGCCTGAAGGGCATGGTCGTCGACGAGGCGCACTTCATCAAGAACCTCACGTCGCAGCGCTCGCAGAACGTGCTGGCGCTCGCGACGCGCATCCGAGAGCAGGTGCCCGACCCGCTGCTGCTCGCCCTCACCGGCACGCCCCTGATCAACGACGTCGAGGATTTCGATGCGATCTGGCGATTCCTCGGCTGGACCACCGGTGAGAAGCCCGGTCCGGTGCTCATGGAGAAGCTCGACGAGACGGGGCTGACCCCCGCCGACAAGTCGTTCTATCCCGAAGCGCGCGACGCGGTGATCTCGATGGGCATCGTGCGGCGCAAGAAGAAGGATGTCGCCGCCGACCTGCCCGACAAGCTCATCGCCGACCTCCCCGTGGAGCTCGACGACGAGTTCGGCCGGTCGATCCGTCAGGCCGAGCGCGAGCTCGGCGAGCGGCTCGCCGCGAAGTACCGCCGCATCATCGAGGCGCGCGGCGAGCGCGGCCACGGCCCGGGCCACATCGACGAGGACATCGTCCGTCTGGTGGCGCACAACGAGCTCGAGGAGTCGAAGGCCGCCGGCACCGGGTCTGAGAACGTCTTCACGATGGTGCGCAAGATCGGCCAGGCCAAGGCCGTGCTCGCCGCCGACTATGCCGTGCAGCTGCAGCGCTCGGTCGGCAAGGTCGTGTTCTTCGCCAAGCACATCGACGTCATGGACACCGCCGAGGCGCACTTCGCCGCCGCGGGACTCAAGACGGTGTCGCTGCGAGGCGATCAGGCCACCACGGCGCGCCAGCAGGCGATCGACGCGTTCAACAACGACCCCGACGTCGGCATCGCAGTCTGCTCGCTCACCGCAGCGGGTGTCGGCGTGAACATGCAGGCCTCGTCGAACGTCGTGCTCGCTGAGCTGTCGTGGACGGCCGCCGAGCAGACGCAGGCGATCGACCGCGTCCACCGTATCGGCCAGGACGAGCCCGTGACCGCGTGGCGCATCATCGCCGCGCACACGATCGACACGAAGATCGCCGAGCTCATCGACTCCAAGCAGGGCCTCGCCGCCCGTGCGCTCGACGGCGAGGCCGTCGACCCGCAGTCGAGCGACTCGGTGCAGCTGTCTGCGCTCATGCACGTGCTGCGTCAGGCGCTCGGCGCCGCATAA
- a CDS encoding DUF4190 domain-containing protein — translation MTDPQNPAAPEPPQQPASQPAAPQPSADAPAPSSAAPAAPTPDYGAPAAPAAQPAYAAAPPAYSAGAPAYSAAPPAAYGAPADAPVPGKTLGIVAFILSFFVQLIALILGIVALVQSRKAGVKNGFALAAIIISAVLMLLGIILFFAIVVPLLTFSSEVLQACQAVDFSGVVDVRGLPVDCSTVSN, via the coding sequence ATGACCGATCCGCAGAACCCGGCCGCACCCGAGCCGCCGCAGCAGCCCGCGTCGCAGCCCGCTGCGCCTCAGCCGTCCGCCGATGCGCCGGCCCCGTCCTCGGCCGCGCCCGCCGCCCCCACGCCGGACTACGGCGCTCCCGCTGCACCGGCCGCTCAGCCGGCGTACGCGGCCGCGCCACCGGCGTACTCCGCGGGCGCGCCCGCCTACAGCGCCGCACCGCCCGCGGCGTACGGTGCGCCGGCGGACGCACCGGTCCCGGGCAAGACGCTCGGCATCGTGGCGTTCATCCTCTCGTTCTTCGTGCAGCTGATCGCGTTGATCCTCGGCATCGTCGCGCTCGTGCAGAGCCGCAAGGCCGGCGTCAAGAACGGCTTCGCCCTCGCTGCCATCATCATCTCGGCGGTGCTGATGCTCCTCGGGATCATTCTGTTCTTCGCGATCGTCGTCCCGCTTCTGACCTTCTCATCGGAGGTGCTGCAAGCCTGCCAGGCGGTCGACTTCTCCGGCGTGGTCGATGTTCGTGGCCTGCCGGTCGACTGCTCGACCGTATCCAACTGA
- a CDS encoding peptidase: MTINWLAFVQVFVAAFLSAVVVVSFYAMGLRLLVRAGRAPVVAPAEFTDAITVISEKEARRAEKAAAKAAKRSPLTDSQKRFALIGAYACFAVCAGAVLGGLLLILFNH, translated from the coding sequence ATGACCATCAACTGGCTCGCATTCGTCCAGGTGTTCGTCGCGGCATTCCTCTCGGCGGTCGTGGTCGTCTCGTTCTACGCGATGGGTCTCCGGCTGCTGGTGCGTGCCGGCCGTGCGCCGGTGGTCGCTCCGGCGGAGTTCACCGACGCCATCACGGTCATCTCCGAGAAGGAGGCTCGGCGGGCCGAGAAGGCCGCCGCGAAGGCCGCCAAGCGCAGTCCGCTCACCGACAGCCAGAAGCGATTCGCCCTCATCGGCGCCTACGCGTGCTTCGCGGTCTGTGCCGGGGCGGTGCTCGGCGGACTGCTGCTCATCCTCTTCAACCACTGA
- a CDS encoding aspartate ammonia-lyase, protein MALDAMTRTRIETDSLGSLEIPADAYWGIHTARALENFPISKRPISVYPDLVRGLAMVKQASARANREIGVLDPAKADLIDRAAQLVIDGDFHDQFVVGVIQGGAGTSTNMNANEVITNIALELAGRPKGDYAFLSPIDDTNRSQSTNDVYPTAIKVGLGLDLKTLLEELDLLRRAFLAKAVEFHDVLKVGRTQLQDAVPMTLGQEFHGFATTLGYDHQRLTENAYLLYEVNMGATAIGTGITTHSSYASAVLRHLREISGLDLATATDLVESTSDTGSFMSFSASLKRNAIKLSKICNDLRLLSSGPQAGFGEINLPARQAGSSIMPGKVNPVIPEVVNQVAFSVAGADLTVTMAVEGGQLQLNAFEPVIAHSIFQSITWLRQAMYTLRVNCVDGITANRERLGAMVGSSVGVITALTPFIGYAAAAALAKTALLTGRGVADLVVEAGLMSRDEVTKQLSPARLSGLETITAAIPVVAAPEEIIEEAPADTR, encoded by the coding sequence ATGGCTCTGGACGCAATGACGCGAACCCGCATCGAGACCGACTCCCTGGGATCCCTGGAGATCCCCGCCGACGCGTATTGGGGCATCCACACCGCCCGCGCGCTCGAGAACTTCCCGATCTCGAAGAGGCCGATCTCGGTCTACCCCGATCTGGTGCGGGGCCTCGCGATGGTCAAGCAGGCTTCGGCCCGCGCGAACCGTGAGATCGGCGTGCTCGACCCCGCCAAGGCCGACCTCATCGACCGTGCCGCGCAGCTCGTCATCGACGGCGACTTCCACGACCAGTTCGTCGTCGGCGTCATCCAGGGCGGCGCCGGCACGTCGACCAACATGAACGCGAACGAGGTCATCACCAACATCGCGCTCGAGCTGGCGGGTCGGCCCAAGGGCGACTACGCCTTCCTGTCGCCGATCGACGACACCAATCGCAGCCAGTCGACGAACGACGTGTACCCGACCGCCATCAAGGTCGGCCTCGGTCTCGACCTGAAGACCCTGCTCGAGGAGCTCGATCTGCTCCGCCGCGCGTTCCTCGCGAAGGCCGTCGAGTTCCACGACGTGCTCAAGGTCGGGCGCACGCAGCTGCAGGATGCCGTGCCGATGACGCTCGGCCAGGAGTTCCACGGGTTCGCGACGACCCTCGGCTACGACCACCAGCGCCTCACCGAGAACGCCTACCTCCTGTACGAGGTCAACATGGGCGCGACGGCGATCGGCACCGGAATCACGACTCACTCGTCGTACGCGTCCGCCGTGCTTCGCCACCTGCGCGAGATCTCGGGACTCGACCTCGCCACCGCGACCGACCTGGTCGAGTCGACCAGCGACACCGGCTCCTTCATGTCCTTCTCGGCGTCGCTGAAGCGCAACGCGATCAAGCTGTCGAAGATCTGCAACGATCTGCGCCTGCTCTCGTCGGGTCCGCAGGCAGGGTTCGGCGAGATCAACCTGCCCGCGCGGCAGGCGGGCTCCAGCATCATGCCCGGCAAGGTGAATCCCGTCATCCCGGAGGTCGTCAACCAGGTGGCGTTCTCCGTCGCCGGCGCCGACCTCACCGTGACGATGGCGGTCGAAGGCGGCCAGCTGCAGCTCAACGCGTTCGAGCCGGTCATCGCGCACTCGATCTTCCAGTCCATCACCTGGCTGCGCCAGGCGATGTACACGCTTCGCGTCAACTGCGTCGACGGCATCACCGCGAACCGCGAGCGGCTCGGCGCCATGGTCGGCTCGTCGGTCGGCGTGATCACCGCCCTCACTCCGTTCATCGGCTATGCGGCTGCCGCGGCGCTCGCGAAGACCGCTCTGCTCACCGGCCGCGGCGTCGCCGATCTCGTCGTCGAGGCGGGGCTCATGTCGCGCGACGAGGTCACCAAGCAGCTCTCGCCCGCCCGCCTGTCGGGGCTCGAGACGATCACCGCCGCCATCCCGGTCGTGGCGGCGCCCGAGGAGATCATCGAGGAGGCTCCGGCGGACACGCGCTGA
- a CDS encoding S9 family peptidase produces the protein MTLSDSAPSSSTPVSGIRPPVADSKITVRSHHGDDVEDRYEWFREKEDAAVLAHLEAENAYTQQRTAHLEGLRDRIFGEIKGRTLETDLSVPTRRGAWWYYGRTLEGKQYGIQCRAPLASAEDWTPPELSPDVEVAGEQILLDGNVEAEGHEFFSLGSFEVSNDGTLMLYGVDVAGDERYTVRVRNLVTGEQLPDEIPDTFAGATFSPDGRFIVYTTVDDAWRPDTVWLHELGTPVADDAKLFHEPDEKYWVGAGFTRSDRFLVIGLGSSITSEEWLLDADDLRGEPRVVWPRTEGVEYDSEHAVVDGEDVLFILHNDGALDFELVRVAASDPSGDRSVVIPHRPGERLLGVSTFRDWGVVGYRRGGLARLGMLDYATGGVDEITFDEPLYSVGTGGNPEWAPPLLRLGYGSFVTPGTVYDLDVATRELHLRKRQPVLGGYEPSEYAQERVWATAQDGTQIPISLVYKRSFGDAGVAPRPVHLYGYGSYEHSIEPGFSVPRLSELERGVVFAVAHVRGGGEMGRQWYEDGKLLNKRNTFTDFVDSALHLIDHGYTTPSQLVAEGGSAGGLLMGAVANIAPELFAGVLADVPFVDALTTILDPSLPLTVIEWDEWGDPLHNADVYAYMKSYSPYENVRTDAAYPRILAVTSLNDTRVLYVEPAKWVARLREVGADALLKCEMVAGHGGVSGRYNAWRERAFELAWLLDVLGVADA, from the coding sequence GTGACTCTCAGCGACTCCGCACCCTCTTCGTCCACCCCTGTCTCCGGCATCCGTCCGCCCGTCGCCGACAGCAAGATCACCGTCCGGTCGCACCACGGCGACGACGTCGAAGACCGCTACGAGTGGTTCCGCGAGAAGGAGGACGCCGCCGTCCTCGCGCACCTCGAAGCAGAGAACGCGTACACGCAGCAGCGCACCGCCCACCTCGAGGGTCTGCGCGATCGCATCTTCGGCGAGATCAAGGGCCGCACGCTCGAGACCGACCTCTCGGTGCCCACTCGCCGCGGCGCCTGGTGGTACTACGGTCGCACCCTCGAGGGCAAGCAGTACGGCATCCAGTGCCGCGCCCCGCTCGCGTCCGCCGAGGACTGGACGCCGCCGGAGCTCTCCCCCGACGTCGAGGTGGCGGGCGAGCAGATCCTCCTCGACGGCAACGTCGAGGCGGAGGGTCACGAGTTCTTCTCGCTCGGCAGCTTCGAAGTGTCCAACGACGGCACGCTCATGCTCTACGGCGTCGACGTCGCGGGCGACGAGCGCTACACCGTGCGCGTGCGCAACCTCGTGACCGGTGAGCAGCTCCCCGACGAGATCCCCGACACGTTCGCCGGCGCGACCTTCTCCCCCGATGGCCGCTTCATCGTCTACACCACCGTCGACGACGCGTGGCGGCCCGACACCGTCTGGCTGCATGAGCTCGGCACACCCGTCGCCGACGACGCGAAGCTCTTCCATGAGCCCGACGAGAAGTACTGGGTCGGCGCCGGGTTCACCCGCAGCGACCGCTTCCTCGTCATCGGTCTGGGTTCGTCCATCACGTCGGAGGAATGGCTCCTGGATGCTGACGATCTCCGTGGCGAACCGCGCGTGGTGTGGCCGCGCACCGAGGGCGTCGAGTACGACTCCGAGCACGCCGTCGTCGACGGTGAGGACGTCCTCTTCATCCTCCATAACGACGGAGCCCTGGACTTCGAGCTGGTGCGGGTGGCAGCATCCGATCCCTCCGGCGACCGTTCCGTCGTGATCCCGCACCGTCCCGGCGAGCGCCTGCTGGGCGTCTCGACGTTCCGCGACTGGGGCGTCGTAGGCTACCGCCGCGGCGGCCTCGCGCGCCTCGGCATGCTCGACTACGCGACGGGCGGCGTCGACGAGATCACGTTCGACGAACCGCTCTACTCGGTGGGCACCGGCGGCAACCCGGAGTGGGCTCCTCCCCTGCTGCGGCTCGGGTACGGCTCATTCGTCACGCCCGGTACGGTCTACGACCTCGACGTCGCCACACGCGAACTGCACCTGCGCAAGCGTCAGCCGGTGCTCGGCGGCTACGAGCCTTCCGAGTACGCGCAGGAGCGGGTGTGGGCCACGGCGCAGGACGGCACGCAGATCCCCATCTCGCTCGTCTACAAGAGGTCGTTCGGCGACGCGGGCGTCGCACCCCGCCCCGTGCACCTGTACGGGTACGGCTCGTACGAGCACTCGATCGAGCCCGGTTTCTCGGTGCCGCGGCTGTCGGAGCTCGAACGCGGCGTCGTCTTCGCCGTCGCGCACGTGCGCGGCGGCGGCGAGATGGGCCGCCAGTGGTACGAGGACGGAAAGCTCCTCAACAAGCGCAACACCTTCACCGACTTCGTCGACAGCGCGCTTCATCTGATCGACCACGGCTACACGACGCCCTCCCAGCTCGTCGCCGAGGGGGGTTCTGCCGGCGGCCTGCTGATGGGCGCGGTCGCCAACATCGCGCCCGAACTGTTCGCCGGCGTGCTCGCGGACGTCCCGTTCGTCGACGCGCTGACCACGATCCTCGACCCGTCGCTGCCGCTCACCGTGATCGAGTGGGACGAGTGGGGCGACCCGCTCCACAACGCCGACGTCTACGCCTACATGAAGTCGTACTCGCCCTACGAGAACGTGCGGACCGATGCCGCGTACCCGAGGATCCTCGCGGTCACCTCGCTCAACGACACCCGCGTGCTGTACGTCGAGCCGGCGAAGTGGGTCGCGCGCCTGCGCGAAGTCGGCGCCGACGCCCTCCTCAAGTGCGAGATGGTCGCCGGTCACGGCGGCGTCTCCGGCCGCTACAACGCCTGGCGCGAGCGCGCGTTCGAGCTGGCGTGGCTCCTGGACGTGCTCGGCGTCGCCGACGCCTGA